A genomic region of Sciurus carolinensis chromosome 7, mSciCar1.2, whole genome shotgun sequence contains the following coding sequences:
- the Smim40 gene encoding small integral membrane protein 40, with protein sequence MAEEEGDVDEGDVFLVFAQGPSPPRGPLRRALDKAFLIFLILFLTLLMLEAAYKLLWILPWAKLGDWLLGTPQKEEELEL encoded by the coding sequence ATGGCAGAGGAGGAAGGTGATGTGGACGAAGGGGATGTGTTCCTGGTATTTGCCCAGGGTCCCTCTCCTCCCCGGGGTCCCCTGCGACGTGCTTTGGACAAGGCCTTCCTTATATTCCTGATCCTCTTCTTGACATTGCTGATGCTGGAGGCTGCTTATAAGCTGCTGTGGATTCTACCTTGGGCAAAATTGGGGGACTGGCTCCTGGGGACACCTCAGAAAGAGGAGGAGTTGGAATTGTGA
- the Daxx gene encoding death domain-associated protein 6: MATANSIIVLDDDDEDEAAAQPGPSHPLPNPASPRPEAPGSSEPHGAGGSSSSGGKKCYKLENEKLFEEFLELCKTQTSDHPEVVPFLYNRQQRAHSLFLASAEFCNILSRVLSRARNRPAKLYVYINELCTVLKAHSAKKKLNLAPAATTSSEPSGNNPPTDPSSDPTNAETTASEAPRTRGSRRQIQRLEQLLALYVAEIRRLQEKELDLSELDDPDSTYLQEARLKRKLIRLFGRLCELKDCSSLTGRVIEQRIPYRGTRYPEVNRRIERLINKPGPDTFPDYGDVLRAVEKAATRHSLGLPRQQLQLMAQDAFRDVGVRLQERRHLDLIYNFGCHLTDDYRPGIDPALSDPALARRLRENRSLALSRLDEVISKYAMMQDKSEEGERQRRRARLPGTSSHSAEPPKALDSGEGPSGMASQKCPTTSKAETDDEEDEETEEEEEEEEEEEEEEATDSEEEEDLEQIQEGQGDDEEEEEEGEEEEKEGKDGDKSPMSPPLISNEKNLESGKEISRSSGEQQNKGLTVSPASLLEEPLPPSSIDAESNEEQLEELPLEEESPMSQLFELEIEALPVDTTPSPEERDISSSRRQSEDPLTTVLENGAAMVTSTSFNGGVSPHIWGDSSPPCKKSRKERKQKGSGPLENSFVEQQKAVHEKNGKKIYTLPSPPSPLASTVPVADSSTRVDSPSHGLVTSSLCSPSPARLSQVPQLQPPRPGTYKMSVATQCDPEEIIVLSDSD; the protein is encoded by the exons ATGGCCACCGCTAACAGCATCATTGTgctggatgatgatgatgaagatgaagcAGCTGCTCAGCCAGGgccctcccacccactccccaaTCCGGCCTCACCCCGGCCAGAAGCCCCTGGCTCCTCTGAGCCCCATGGGGCCGGAGGAAGCAGTAGTTCGGGCGGCAAGAAATGCTACAAGTTGGAGAATGAGAAGCTGTTTGAAGAG TTCCTTGAACTGTGTAAGACACAGACATCGGACCACCCTGAGGTGGTCCCATTCCTCTATAACCGGCAGCAGCGTGCTCACTCTCTGTTTTTGGCTTCGGCGGAGTTCTGCAACATCCTCTCTAGGGTCTTGTCTCGAGCCCGGAACCGACCAGCTAAGCTCTATGTCTACATCAATGAGCTCTGCACTGTTCTCAAGGCCCACTCAGCCAAGAAGAAGCTGAACCTGGCCCCTGCTGCCACCACTTCCAGTGAGCCATCTGGGAATAACCCTCCCACAGACCCCTCCTCAGACCCCACAAATGCTGAAACTACTGCCTCTGAGGCCCCAAGGACCCGTGGTTCCCGGCGGCAGATCCAGCGCTTAGAGCAGCTGCTGGCACTCTACGTTGCAGAGATCCGTCGACTGCAGGAGAAGGAGTTGGATCTTTCAGAATTGGATGACCCAGACTCCACATATCTGCAGGAGGCCCGGTTGAAGCGTAAACTGATCCGCCTCTTTGGGCGTCTGTGTGAGCTGAAGGACTGCTCTTCATTGACAGGCCGTGTCATAGAGCAGCGCATCCCCTACCGTGGTACTCGCTACCCAGAGGTTAATAGGCGCATTGAGCGGCTCATCAACAAGCCAGGGCCTGATACCTTTCCTGACTATGGAGATGTATTGAGGGCTGTAGAGAAGGCAGCTACTCGGCACAGTCTTGGCCTTCCTCGACAGCAGCTCCAGCTCATGGCTCAGGATGCCTTCCGAGATGTGGGTGTCAGGTTACAGGAGCGACGCCACCTTGATCTCATCTACAACTTTGGCTGCCATCTCACAGATGACTATAGGCCAG GCATTGACCCTGCACTATCAGATCCTGCACTGGCCCGGCGCCTTCGGGAAAACCGAAGCTTGGCCTTGAGCCGGTTGGATGAGGTCATTTCCAAATATGCAATGATGCAAGACAAAAGTGAGGAGGGCGAGAGACAGAGGAGAAGAGCCCGGCTTCCAGGCACTTCTTCCCACTCTGCAGAACCCCCCAAAGCCTTGGATTCTGGTGAG GGCCCTAGTGGAATGGCATCTCAGAAGTGCCCTACTACCTCCAAGGCTGAGACAGATGATGaagaagatgaggaaactgaggaggaggaggaggaggaggaagaggaagaggaggaggaggccacaGATTCTGAAGAAGAGGAGGATCTAGAACAGATACAGGAAGGTCAGGGGgatgatgaagaggaggaggaggaaggagaggaggaggagaaagaag gtaAGGATGGAGACAAGAGCCCCATGTCCCCACCACTTATCTCCAATGAAAAGAACCTGGAATCTGGCAAAGAGATCAGCAGATCTTCAGGGGAGCAGCAAAACAAAGGACTCACAGTGTCACCAGCTTCACTGTTGGAAGAACCTCTGCCCCCCTCCAGCATAGATGCTGAAAGCAATGAAGAACAGCTTGAAGAATTGCCCCTGGAGGAAGAGAGCCCTATGTCTCAGCTCTTTGAGCTAGAGATTGAAGCATTGCCCGTGGATACTACCCCTTCCCCTGAAGAGAGGGACATTTCCTCATCCAGGAGGCAGTCAGAGGATCCCCTCACCACTGTCTTGGAGAATGGGGCAGCCATGGTCACCTCCACATCCTTCAATGGAGGTGTCTCTCCTCATATCTGGGGAGATTCCAGTCCCCCCTGCAAGAAATCTCGGAAGGAGAGGAAGCAGAAAGGATCAGGACCATTAGAGAACAG CTTTGTAGAACAGCAAAAGGCAGTGCATGAGAAGAATGGGAAGAAGATATAtaccctgcccagcccaccttcCCCCTTGGCTTCCACAGTCCCAGTTGCTGATTCCTCCACAAGGGTGGACTCTCCCAGTCATGGCCTGGTGACCAGTTCCCTCTGTAGCCCTTCTCCAGCCCGGTTGTCCCAAGTTCCCCAATTACAACCTCCCCGGCCTGGCACTTACAAG ATGAGTGTGGCCACACAGTGTGATCCAGAGGAGATCATCGTACTCTCAGACTCTGATTAG
- the Zbtb22 gene encoding zinc finger and BTB domain-containing protein 22, with amino-acid sequence MEPSPLSPSGAALPLPISLAPPPLPLPAAAVVHVSFPEVTSALLESLNQQRLQGQLCDVSIRVQGREFRAHRAVLAASSPYFHDQVLLKGMTSISLPSVMDPGAFETVLASAYTGRLSMAAADIVNFLTVGSVLQMWHIVDKCTELLREGRASATTTTISTAAATSVTVPGAGAPSGSGSTVAPTTTGSVRSHNSSRASENQSPSSSNYFSPRESTDFSSSTQEAFAASAVGSGERRGGGPVFPAPVVGSGGATSGKLLLEADELCDDGGDGRGAVVPGAGLRRPTYTPASVMPQKHWVYVKRGGNCPASAPLVPQDPDLEEEEEEEDLVLTCEDDEDEELGGGSGVPAGGGPEATLSISDVRTLTEPADKGEEQVNFCESSNDFGPYEGGGSGAGLDDSGGPTPSSYAPSHPSRPLLPLDMQGNQILVFPSSSSSSSLQAPGQPPGNQAEHGAVTLGGTSGGGLGVPGGTGGAPGGTSSGDGNKIFLCHCGKAFSHKSMRDRHVNMHLNLRPFDCPVCNKKFKMKHHLTEHMKTHTGLKPYECGVCAKKFMWRDSFMRHRGHCERRHRMGGGGAGLGPAAPTGPALLPKRESSGAGGGSGDEASGTPPSSRRVWSPSTVHKVEMGFNGGGGAN; translated from the coding sequence ATGGAGCCATCTCCTCTATCACCCAGTGGGGCAGCACTCCCCCTGCCTATATCGCTGGCTCCACCCCCACTGCCCCTGCCAGCAGCTGCAGTGGTACACGTGTCCTTCCCTGAGGTGACCAGTGCCCTTCTGGAGTCCCTTAATCAGCAGCGGCTTCAGGGCCAGCTCTGTGATGTATCCATCCGAGTGCAAGGCCGGGAGTTTCGGGCTCATCGAGCTGTCTTGGCTGCCTCTTCTCCTTACTTCCACGACCAGGTCCTACTCAAGGGCATGACTTCCATCTCACTGCCCAGCGTCATGGACCCAGGTGCCTTTGAGACTGTCTTGGCCTCTGCTTACACTGGCCGTCTCAGCATGGCTGCTGCTGACATTGTCAACTTCCTCACCGTGGGGTCTGTGCTCCAGATGTGGCACATTGTGGACAAGTGCACTGAACTCCTCCGAGAGGGCCGAGCCtcagccaccaccaccaccatcagtaCAGCTGCAGCTACTTCTGTCACTGTCCCTGGTGCTGGGGCCCCATCAGGGAGTGGGAGTACTGTGGCCCCTACCACCACGGGTTCTGTGCGCTCCCATAACTCTAGCCGGGCCAGTGAGAATCAGTCTCCTAGCAGCAGCAACTACTTCAGTCCCCGGGAGTCCACTGATTTCTCATCTTCCACTCAAGAGGCATTTGCAGCTTCTGCAGTGGGCAGTGGGGAGCGACGAGGAGGTGGCCCTGTATTCCCAGCCCCTGTAGTTGGCAGTGGGGGTGCTACCTCTGGGAAGCTGCTGCTGGAGGCAGATGAGCTATGTGATGATGGCGGAGATGGGAGGGGGGCTGTGGTCCCTGGGGCTGGGCTTCGGCGACCCACCTATACACCTGCCAGTGTCATGCCACAGAAACACTGGGTATATGTAAAACGGGGTGGAAATTGCCCTGCATCAGCACCCCTGGTTCCCCAGGACCCAGAtctagaggaggaggaggaggaggaagacctgGTGTTGACCTGTGAGGATGATGAAGATGAAGAACTGGGGGGTGGCTCTGGGGTTCCAGCTGGGGGGGGGCCTGAGGCTACTCTCAGTATCAGTGATGTCCGAACCCTAACTGAGCCTGCAGACAAGGGCGAGGAGCAGGTCAACTTCTGTGAGTCCTCTAATGACTTTGGCCCGTATGAGGGTGGGGGTTCTGGGGCAGGGCTTGATGACTCAGGGggacccaccccctcctcctatgccccctcccatccctcaaGACCCCTCCTTCCCTTGGACATGCAGGGCAACCAGATTTTGGTCTTCccatcatcttcctcttcctcctccttacaGGCTCCAGGCCAGCCACCAGGGAACCAGGCAGAACATGGGGCTGTCACCCTGGGGGGCACATCAGGGGGAGGCCTGGGTGTGCCGGGTGGCACTGGTGGAGCCCCTGGAGGGACCAGCAGTGGGGACGGTAATAAGATATTTCTGTGTCACTGCGGGAAGGCCTTCTCCCACAAGAGTATGAGGGACCGGCACGTGAACATGCATCTCAACCTACGGCCGTTTGACTGCCCCGTGTGCAACAAAAAGTTCAAGATGAAACACCACCTGACCGAGCACATGAAGACACATACAGGTCTCAAGCCCTACGAGTGCGGTGTCTGTGCCAAGAAGTTCATGTGGCGAGACAGTTTCATGCGTCACCGGGGACACTGTGAGCGCCGGCACCGCatgggcgggggcggggcgggacTTGGACCCGCAGCGCCCACCGGGCCAGCCCTGCTTCCCAAGAGAGAGTCCTCCGGTGCGGGCGGGGGCAGTGGTGATGAGGCGAGTGGTACACCCCCGTCCAGCAGACGTGTCTGGTCCCCATCCACTGTCCACAAGGTGGAGATGGGCTTCAATGGGGGCGGGGGAGCAAACTGA